A stretch of Aeromicrobium tamlense DNA encodes these proteins:
- the mobF gene encoding MobF family relaxase, with product MTVSMKVMSAGDGYKYLLKSVVAADGNRALSTPMTRYYAEAGTPPGRWMGAGLKALSEGTLSPGEPVTEEQLALLLGAGRDPRTGEKLGLAFPQYASIRDRVASRAATLSAALSPDQRSAALGVIESEEQAHGESRAVAGFDFTFSVPKSVSVLWGVADAGTQARIVEEHHAAVSEVLALLEREVAATRVGRSNGESAVAQVEVVGVAAAAFDHWDSRVGDPQLHTHVVISNKVMTKSDGKWRSLDSRPLHAAVVALSEHYNAVLADRLSRNLGLEWEQRQRGQDRTPAWELALVPDLLVKHFSGRARAIELEKDRLIEDYVAQHGRRPSRTTVIRLRAHATLASRPDKQVRSLADLTEEWRARAGRVLGRDGSAWTRGLLRATRPQPALRADDISLDVISSTAAAVVHTVSEKRSTWRYWNLWAEAARQTMGWRFASAQDREDVTAMIVADAKGQSLALTPAEFAATPAIFTRADGTSQFRPRHGVVYSSVELLGAEDRLLARANDRTAPTLSLGESSRYSLQDESAVSRTERGGDVLRNIASSGRRLDLLVGPAGGGKTTAMRTLRLDWQAQHGRGSVIGLAPSATAAQVLADDLGIACENTAKWLYDHDHGGTELQRGQLVIIDEATLAGTLTLDRITALAAEAGAKVLLVGDWAQLQSVDAGGAFNLLAQNRDDVPELSDVHRFTHEWEKRASLELRRGSDQAIDTYIRHGRVREGATGDMNDAAYLAWRADVRAGRESVLVAESASSVIDLNTRARAERILDGDTSAGRDVLLADGTRASAGDIVITRTNDRRLGQGSGSWVRNGDRWRVASVGRDGSLDVERPSPPGRSAATLPATYVAEHVELGYAVTAHRAQGLTVDTAHVVVSRTTTKESLYVSMTRGRERNAAYVALDCPDDTHAADAGDASARAVMLGVLRHSGAELSAHQVIEAEQRRWSSIAQVAAEYETLAAVAQHDRWVDMLRRSGLADEQVSAIIRAESFGPLSAELRRAEAAGMVLAERLPRIVNRRSLQDAEDIGAVLIDRLAREARVTQPEVPRDEVRFIGGLIPAADGAMPGEIADALAQLQAAIEAQARALAHAALAHGEPWTRRLGPPPVGRQALDRWMHELRIVAAYRDRYPEEVGGRDRTAADVHQRRDRAHAAEASERARSLATSCRPEATGPLSAVRLDAAHP from the coding sequence ATGACGGTATCGATGAAGGTCATGTCCGCCGGGGACGGATACAAATACCTGCTCAAGAGCGTCGTGGCCGCCGACGGCAACCGCGCGTTGTCGACGCCGATGACCCGCTACTACGCCGAGGCAGGCACACCGCCAGGCCGTTGGATGGGAGCGGGACTCAAGGCCCTGAGCGAGGGGACACTGTCTCCAGGAGAGCCGGTCACGGAGGAGCAACTCGCGTTGCTGCTTGGTGCCGGACGAGATCCGCGCACTGGAGAGAAGCTCGGACTTGCATTCCCGCAGTACGCCTCGATCCGCGACCGAGTGGCCAGTCGTGCTGCGACCCTGAGCGCCGCGCTCAGCCCGGACCAGCGGTCCGCCGCGCTCGGCGTCATCGAGTCCGAGGAGCAAGCTCATGGCGAGAGCCGAGCGGTGGCGGGATTCGACTTCACGTTCTCAGTGCCGAAGTCGGTGTCGGTCCTATGGGGAGTCGCGGACGCCGGAACGCAGGCCCGGATCGTCGAGGAGCACCACGCCGCCGTCAGCGAGGTACTGGCGCTCTTGGAGCGGGAGGTCGCGGCCACGCGGGTCGGGCGGAGCAACGGCGAAAGTGCGGTGGCCCAAGTCGAGGTCGTTGGGGTGGCAGCGGCTGCCTTCGACCACTGGGACTCACGCGTCGGCGACCCGCAGCTACACACGCACGTCGTCATCTCCAACAAGGTCATGACCAAGAGCGATGGAAAGTGGCGCAGCCTCGACAGCCGTCCACTCCACGCTGCCGTTGTGGCGCTTTCTGAGCACTACAACGCCGTTCTCGCTGACCGCCTCAGCCGAAATCTTGGTTTGGAGTGGGAGCAGCGTCAGCGGGGCCAGGACCGCACTCCGGCGTGGGAGCTGGCGCTGGTGCCCGACCTCCTTGTCAAGCACTTCTCCGGGCGCGCCCGCGCCATCGAGCTGGAGAAGGACCGCCTCATCGAGGACTATGTCGCTCAGCATGGACGGAGGCCGTCCCGCACGACAGTCATCCGACTTCGCGCCCACGCGACCCTCGCGAGCCGCCCAGACAAGCAGGTGCGCTCCTTGGCTGACCTGACAGAAGAATGGCGTGCACGCGCCGGCCGAGTTCTCGGGAGAGACGGGTCGGCGTGGACCCGAGGGCTCCTTCGAGCAACTCGACCGCAACCCGCGCTCCGCGCCGATGACATCAGCCTCGACGTCATCTCGTCGACAGCAGCGGCCGTCGTCCACACTGTGAGTGAGAAGCGATCGACATGGCGGTACTGGAACCTCTGGGCCGAGGCGGCGCGTCAGACCATGGGCTGGCGATTCGCCAGCGCCCAGGATCGAGAAGACGTCACGGCCATGATCGTCGCCGACGCCAAGGGACAATCACTCGCTCTGACTCCGGCAGAGTTCGCGGCCACCCCGGCGATCTTTACGCGTGCAGACGGCACCTCGCAATTTCGACCTCGGCACGGCGTCGTCTACAGCTCGGTTGAACTTCTCGGCGCGGAAGACCGCCTCCTGGCGCGCGCCAACGACAGGACGGCTCCCACTCTGAGCCTCGGCGAGTCTTCGCGGTACTCGCTTCAAGACGAATCCGCAGTGAGCCGAACCGAGCGGGGAGGGGATGTACTCCGGAACATCGCGTCGTCAGGACGGCGACTCGATCTCTTGGTGGGGCCGGCGGGGGGAGGCAAGACCACCGCGATGCGCACGCTTCGTCTGGACTGGCAGGCCCAGCACGGTCGAGGGAGCGTCATTGGGCTTGCGCCGAGCGCAACCGCGGCACAGGTCCTCGCGGACGATCTGGGCATCGCGTGCGAAAACACCGCCAAATGGCTGTACGACCACGACCACGGCGGAACCGAACTGCAACGCGGCCAACTTGTCATTATCGACGAAGCGACCCTCGCCGGGACGCTCACCCTGGACCGGATCACCGCCCTGGCGGCTGAAGCCGGTGCCAAAGTGCTGCTGGTCGGCGACTGGGCACAGCTCCAATCGGTTGATGCTGGGGGAGCGTTCAATCTCCTGGCACAGAACCGGGACGACGTCCCCGAACTCAGCGATGTTCATCGCTTCACGCACGAGTGGGAGAAGCGAGCCTCCCTCGAGCTCCGGCGCGGGAGTGACCAAGCCATCGACACCTACATCCGCCACGGCCGCGTTCGTGAAGGCGCCACAGGAGACATGAACGACGCCGCCTATCTCGCATGGCGCGCCGATGTCCGAGCCGGCCGCGAGAGCGTCCTCGTGGCCGAGTCCGCCAGCTCGGTGATCGACCTGAACACCCGAGCCCGAGCAGAACGGATCCTGGACGGCGACACAAGCGCCGGCCGTGACGTCCTTCTGGCCGATGGCACTCGAGCGTCCGCCGGTGACATCGTCATCACGCGGACCAACGACCGTAGGCTCGGGCAGGGGAGTGGTAGCTGGGTCCGAAACGGGGACCGGTGGCGCGTCGCGAGTGTCGGTCGCGACGGCTCGCTTGACGTCGAAAGACCGAGCCCGCCCGGACGCAGTGCGGCGACTCTGCCGGCGACATATGTCGCCGAGCACGTCGAACTCGGATACGCCGTCACCGCCCATCGGGCACAAGGCCTCACGGTCGACACGGCACACGTCGTGGTGTCACGTACGACAACGAAGGAGAGCCTGTACGTTTCCATGACCCGCGGCCGAGAGCGGAACGCGGCCTATGTCGCGCTCGACTGCCCAGACGACACCCACGCCGCAGACGCCGGAGATGCATCCGCAAGAGCCGTCATGCTCGGCGTCTTGCGGCACTCTGGTGCCGAGCTCTCTGCGCACCAAGTGATCGAGGCCGAACAGCGGCGCTGGTCTTCAATCGCCCAGGTCGCGGCTGAGTACGAAACACTCGCGGCCGTCGCCCAACACGATCGGTGGGTTGACATGCTCAGGAGGAGCGGACTGGCGGATGAGCAGGTCTCCGCGATCATCCGTGCGGAGTCCTTTGGCCCCCTCTCCGCCGAGCTCCGCCGGGCCGAAGCCGCAGGCATGGTTCTCGCGGAACGACTGCCTCGGATCGTCAATCGTCGATCGCTACAAGATGCGGAGGATATCGGAGCCGTGCTCATTGACCGTCTCGCGCGCGAGGCACGGGTTACGCAACCTGAAGTGCCCCGGGACGAGGTGCGTTTCATCGGGGGTCTCATCCCTGCCGCAGACGGAGCCATGCCAGGAGAAATCGCCGATGCCTTGGCCCAACTGCAAGCAGCCATCGAAGCCCAAGCCCGAGCGCTGGCGCACGCTGCTCTCGCCCATGGGGAACCTTGGACGCGACGCCTCGGTCCGCCTCCCGTTGGACGGCAAGCGCTGGATCGTTGGATGCACGAACTTCGGATCGTCGCTGCATACCGCGACCGGTATCCGGAAGAAGTGGGAGGCAGGGACCGGACTGCCGCCGACGTCCACCAACGACGCGACCGTGCTCACGCCGCCGAAGCGTCAGAGAGGGCTAGGTCTCTCGCCACCTCCTGTCGCCCGGAAGCTACAGGGCCACTTTCGGCCGTACGTCTGGACGCTGCGCACCCATAG
- a CDS encoding TadE/TadG family type IV pilus assembly protein, translated as MSSHKPDRSTDRPAERGSVTVELIILLPALFAVMFLGMQAALFHHARAVAIAAAQEGAHAAASETGRESDGVTAATAFIADAGGRDVLTSSRATATRTATTVSVTVRGRSLSVIPGWSPTVTQSASLPVERLTAP; from the coding sequence ATGTCCAGTCACAAGCCGGACAGATCAACTGACCGGCCCGCCGAGCGCGGCTCGGTCACGGTCGAACTGATCATCCTGCTGCCCGCCCTGTTCGCGGTGATGTTCCTGGGCATGCAGGCCGCCCTGTTCCACCACGCCCGCGCCGTGGCGATCGCCGCTGCCCAAGAAGGTGCCCATGCCGCCGCCAGCGAGACCGGCCGCGAATCCGACGGCGTCACCGCCGCCACCGCGTTCATCGCCGACGCCGGCGGTCGCGACGTCCTCACCTCGTCGCGGGCCACCGCCACCCGCACAGCCACCACGGTCTCGGTGACCGTCCGCGGCCGAAGCCTCAGCGTCATCCCCGGCTGGTCGCCCACCGTCACCCAGTCGGCATCGCTGCCCGTCGAACGGCTGACCGCGCCATGA
- a CDS encoding enoyl-CoA hydratase/isomerase family protein: MSDVTIARQDSIVTLTFDRPEKLNALTFSMYATVQAEIERVAHDSTVAAIFLRGAGRSFSAGWDRNEAVPDLAEALRRTNACRWAIWDSPHPVVAVTQGHCLGGAFELVLPADLVISTDDCLFGIPEVADGVAAGFNMLPWLTNHKKAKACMLTAGMFGGRAALEWDLVTHLTSAEHLEDTVTSVGERLRHVGSSTLAAIKQDTNQVYESLGMREQIDRSVARHDGVRFLDE, translated from the coding sequence ATGAGCGACGTCACGATCGCCCGCCAGGACTCGATCGTCACCTTGACATTCGATCGTCCGGAGAAGCTCAACGCCCTCACCTTCTCGATGTACGCGACGGTCCAGGCGGAGATCGAGCGCGTGGCCCACGATTCGACGGTCGCGGCGATCTTCCTCCGCGGAGCAGGCCGATCGTTCTCGGCTGGATGGGACCGCAACGAGGCGGTGCCCGATCTCGCCGAGGCGCTGCGCCGGACGAACGCCTGCCGTTGGGCGATCTGGGACTCCCCTCACCCGGTCGTGGCGGTCACGCAGGGGCATTGCCTGGGCGGTGCATTCGAGCTGGTGCTGCCGGCGGATCTCGTCATCAGCACGGACGACTGCCTTTTCGGAATCCCCGAGGTGGCCGACGGCGTCGCCGCGGGGTTCAACATGCTCCCATGGCTCACCAATCACAAGAAGGCCAAGGCGTGCATGCTCACCGCCGGGATGTTCGGCGGACGGGCCGCCCTGGAGTGGGACCTCGTCACGCACCTGACCTCGGCAGAGCACTTGGAGGACACCGTGACGTCCGTCGGGGAACGCCTGCGCCACGTCGGCTCGAGCACGCTGGCGGCTATTAAGCAGGACACGAACCAGGTCTATGAGTCCCTTGGCATGCGCGAGCAGATCGACCGGAGCGTCGCTCGGCATGACGGTGTGAGGTTCCTCGATGAGTAG
- a CDS encoding TadE family protein has protein sequence MTARPEHGSATIEAVIGLPAFILFVGLIIFGGRTAIAHGAVESAAADAARSASIARTSDHARTDANAAARASLANQQIDCTRITVEVDVSGFATRVGEPGSVDVTVTCRVDLSDLAVPGVPGSRIIRAHTSSPIDTWTERS, from the coding sequence ATGACCGCGCGTCCAGAGCACGGCTCGGCCACCATCGAGGCCGTCATCGGACTGCCCGCGTTCATCCTCTTCGTCGGGCTGATCATCTTCGGCGGTCGCACCGCCATCGCCCACGGAGCCGTCGAGTCCGCCGCCGCTGACGCTGCCCGCTCCGCGTCGATCGCCCGCACCAGCGACCACGCCCGCACCGACGCAAACGCCGCTGCCCGCGCCAGCCTGGCCAACCAGCAGATCGACTGCACCCGGATCACGGTCGAGGTCGACGTCTCCGGCTTCGCCACACGCGTCGGCGAACCCGGCTCCGTCGACGTGACCGTCACCTGCCGCGTCGACCTGTCGGACCTGGCCGTCCCCGGTGTCCCCGGCTCCCGGATCATCCGGGCACACACCTCCAGCCCGATCGACACCTGGACGGAACGCTCATGA
- a CDS encoding type II secretion system F family protein gives MIVLIPALAGALVVSGVMGLVIGLQPSEHVDRPARPHRTPRLSKQTRRLLLAGVAAGVLAFAITGWVLALVATPVAFVGLPVLLSSSSAQQRIVRLEAMEEWTRTLAGVLTVGVGLEQALVTSLRSTPAAIEPEVTRLVSRLRARWKTEDALRAFADELDDATGDLVAANLILGAQRRGAGLASVLEGLAESVAADVRARRQIEADRAKPRATARWVTLISVGVLVVLAISGTYVEPYRSPLGQVILVLLLTAYVATLVWTKRMAIGRPMPRFLATTDGVAP, from the coding sequence ATGATCGTGCTCATCCCCGCTCTCGCGGGTGCCCTCGTCGTCTCTGGCGTGATGGGCCTGGTCATCGGCCTACAGCCGAGCGAGCACGTGGACCGGCCGGCCCGACCACATCGAACCCCGCGACTGTCCAAACAGACACGGCGACTGCTGCTCGCGGGCGTTGCCGCCGGCGTTTTGGCGTTCGCGATCACCGGGTGGGTGCTGGCGCTGGTCGCTACGCCGGTCGCATTCGTCGGTCTCCCGGTCCTGCTCTCGTCGTCATCGGCGCAGCAGCGGATCGTGCGGCTCGAGGCGATGGAGGAATGGACCCGCACCCTCGCCGGTGTGCTGACCGTGGGCGTCGGACTTGAGCAGGCGCTGGTCACGTCACTGCGCTCGACCCCGGCAGCGATCGAGCCGGAGGTCACCCGTCTGGTGTCACGGCTGCGGGCCCGGTGGAAGACCGAGGACGCCCTGCGCGCGTTCGCCGACGAGCTCGACGACGCCACCGGTGACCTTGTCGCCGCGAACCTCATCCTCGGGGCGCAACGCCGCGGCGCCGGGCTGGCCAGCGTGCTGGAAGGGCTCGCCGAGTCCGTCGCCGCCGACGTGCGCGCACGCCGCCAGATCGAAGCCGACCGGGCCAAACCCCGGGCGACCGCGCGCTGGGTCACCCTCATCAGCGTCGGGGTGCTGGTCGTCCTGGCGATCTCCGGCACCTACGTCGAACCGTACCGATCCCCGCTCGGGCAGGTCATCCTCGTCCTGCTGCTCACCGCCTACGTCGCCACCCTCGTGTGGACGAAACGCATGGCGATCGGCCGACCGATGCCCCGCTTCCTGGCCACCACCGACGGAGTCGCGCCATGA
- a CDS encoding aldehyde dehydrogenase family protein, with product MTHQDHYIAGAWVRASGHRSIPVVNPFTEQVIAEVPDGTPEDAVAAVLAARTAFNEWAATPLAKRTQLVHDLAEALRARRAELIELTIDELGAPRRDASASQVDLPIDVLDWLAEAADEVEFKSTDGNVTVLREPFGVVSCITPWNYPLHQLVVKVGAALVMGCTVVLKPSEVTPLSAIVFAEEVNRVGFPAGVFNLVNGRGPVVGEVLASHPEVDFVSFTGSTAAGTRVAELAARTVKKVSLELGGKSASVILPDADFDFAVKQTVARCFENSGQACSALTRMLVPRSELARAEDIAAVAASEYLLGDPRDPQTVLGPVVSDAQRARVRNHIDRAIDDGARLVIGGSEQPTDQSHGYFVKPTVLSRVTPDMPIARDEVFGPVLAILGYDDVDEAVRTANATDYGLSSAVWGTNANLVDEVARQMRAGQVIVNGGAWNFRAPFGGYKQSGLGRESGVFGLEEFLEIKALRA from the coding sequence ATGACTCATCAAGACCACTACATCGCCGGCGCCTGGGTGAGGGCATCCGGCCACCGATCGATTCCAGTCGTGAACCCCTTCACGGAGCAGGTCATCGCCGAAGTCCCCGACGGCACACCGGAAGACGCTGTCGCCGCCGTCCTGGCTGCCCGCACCGCTTTCAACGAGTGGGCTGCCACTCCACTTGCGAAGCGGACCCAGCTCGTCCATGACCTTGCGGAAGCGCTGCGGGCACGGCGCGCCGAGCTGATCGAACTCACAATCGACGAGCTCGGCGCGCCACGTCGCGACGCCTCGGCCTCGCAGGTCGATCTCCCGATCGACGTGCTCGACTGGCTCGCCGAGGCAGCCGACGAGGTCGAGTTCAAGTCGACCGACGGAAACGTCACCGTCCTGCGGGAGCCCTTCGGCGTCGTCTCATGCATCACGCCGTGGAACTACCCGCTGCACCAGCTGGTGGTGAAGGTTGGTGCCGCCCTGGTCATGGGGTGCACGGTCGTTTTGAAGCCCAGCGAGGTGACACCCCTCAGCGCCATCGTCTTCGCCGAGGAAGTCAACCGGGTCGGGTTCCCGGCCGGAGTCTTCAACCTCGTGAACGGCCGCGGCCCGGTCGTGGGCGAGGTGCTCGCCTCCCACCCCGAAGTGGACTTCGTAAGCTTCACGGGCTCAACCGCGGCCGGGACGCGCGTGGCGGAGCTGGCCGCTCGGACCGTGAAGAAGGTCTCATTGGAACTCGGCGGCAAGTCCGCCTCCGTGATCCTTCCTGATGCGGACTTCGACTTCGCAGTCAAGCAGACGGTGGCTCGCTGCTTCGAGAACTCCGGCCAGGCCTGCAGCGCCTTGACGCGCATGCTGGTTCCCCGCTCGGAACTGGCTCGTGCCGAGGACATCGCGGCCGTCGCCGCGTCGGAATACCTGCTCGGTGACCCCCGGGACCCGCAGACGGTGCTCGGGCCCGTGGTGTCCGATGCCCAGCGCGCACGCGTCCGAAACCACATCGACCGTGCCATCGACGACGGCGCACGCCTCGTCATCGGTGGGTCAGAGCAACCAACGGACCAAAGCCACGGATACTTCGTCAAGCCGACCGTGCTGTCGAGGGTGACACCCGACATGCCTATCGCGCGGGATGAAGTATTCGGTCCCGTGCTGGCCATTTTGGGGTACGACGATGTCGACGAAGCTGTCCGCACCGCCAACGCCACGGACTACGGTCTCTCCTCGGCGGTCTGGGGCACGAACGCCAATCTCGTTGACGAGGTCGCCCGGCAGATGCGCGCCGGACAAGTCATCGTCAACGGGGGTGCCTGGAACTTCCGGGCCCCGTTCGGCGGCTACAAGCAATCCGGCCTGGGGCGCGAGTCGGGAGTGTTTGGCCTCGAAGAATTCCTAGAGATCAAGGCGCTGCGCGCCTGA
- a CDS encoding hotdog family protein — protein sequence MSSLGGAPGRPRPLPRRIPFAAISDLVGQQFTSLPFSVSADEGASFMELTYFTPLDSTQWSSQVAGDILEGFHTLALVDPLLNEHIRFDRSECYVLNYGVDRVRFPSQLRAGQELVFTMAVTDVTPRAEGVVLTLEFDITAQGSDKPGVVGSWRLFIAPHKGANP from the coding sequence ATGAGTAGCCTCGGTGGGGCTCCGGGACGTCCCCGCCCGCTGCCACGGCGGATCCCGTTCGCCGCAATTTCAGACCTCGTCGGTCAGCAGTTCACCAGCCTCCCCTTCTCGGTCAGCGCCGACGAAGGCGCGTCCTTCATGGAACTGACCTACTTCACGCCGCTGGACAGCACGCAATGGTCGAGTCAGGTCGCTGGAGACATTCTCGAGGGATTCCACACTCTCGCTCTGGTGGACCCGTTACTCAACGAGCACATCCGCTTCGACCGCTCGGAGTGTTACGTCCTCAACTACGGGGTCGACCGGGTCCGTTTCCCCAGCCAGCTTCGCGCCGGGCAGGAGCTCGTCTTCACGATGGCCGTGACCGACGTGACGCCGCGAGCCGAAGGAGTCGTCCTGACCCTCGAGTTCGACATCACCGCGCAGGGATCCGACAAGCCGGGCGTCGTCGGTTCGTGGCGCCTGTTCATTGCACCCCACAAGGGCGCGAATCCGTGA
- a CDS encoding CpaF family protein: MTTEPTDSLAAELLDLPLFATPLPLLSVPAGPNGHQTLPLPTSDAASAVPVDWPLVATLRAQASDRLSQAVASDRGRLPQTAQQELGRAIVLDLIESTLTDRVNDGAATMTPIEQDATARAVFDSLFRLGRLQPLVDDDRVENIIITGHDRVLLELTDGSLLEGPPVADSDEELIDFLVFLASRSEVNARGFSEAQPRLHLRLDGGSRLAAAAWVTPRPSVVIRRHRLMQITLDELVGRDMLTPVAASFLRAAVRARKSIVVSGGQGAGKTTLVRALCAEIDPLEAIGTFETEYELHLHELPDRHRIVHPWEARPGSGERGLDGRQAGEFTLDEALVDSFRFNLQRQIVGEVRGREIWAMIKAMESGTGSISTTHASDAIAALRKLVTCAMEAGSHVTHDLATSKLAATIDLVVHLDMTTETVDGAARRRRRVAEIIAVDPGERETGYAATHVFAPGTDGVAAPSVLPDGYRALAARGFDLATYLAQQEARP, encoded by the coding sequence ATGACGACTGAACCCACCGACAGTCTGGCCGCCGAGCTTCTCGACTTGCCCCTGTTCGCCACCCCACTGCCCCTGCTGAGTGTGCCCGCCGGGCCAAACGGCCACCAGACCCTGCCACTGCCCACCTCCGACGCGGCGAGCGCCGTCCCCGTCGACTGGCCGCTCGTCGCGACGTTGCGGGCCCAAGCATCCGATCGACTCAGCCAGGCCGTGGCGTCCGACCGCGGCCGGCTGCCTCAGACAGCGCAGCAGGAACTCGGCCGAGCGATCGTGCTGGACCTGATCGAATCGACGCTGACCGATCGAGTCAACGACGGCGCCGCGACGATGACCCCGATCGAGCAGGACGCGACAGCCCGCGCCGTGTTCGACTCGCTGTTCAGACTCGGCCGGCTGCAGCCGCTGGTGGACGACGACCGGGTCGAGAACATCATCATCACCGGTCACGACCGGGTCCTGCTCGAGCTCACCGATGGCAGTCTCCTCGAGGGTCCACCGGTGGCGGACTCCGATGAGGAGTTGATCGATTTCCTCGTATTCCTCGCGTCTCGGAGCGAGGTCAACGCACGCGGATTCTCCGAAGCTCAGCCGCGTCTGCACCTGCGCCTCGACGGCGGCTCGCGACTCGCCGCGGCGGCGTGGGTGACACCGCGACCCTCGGTGGTGATCCGCCGGCATCGGCTGATGCAGATCACCTTGGACGAGCTCGTTGGCCGGGACATGCTCACGCCCGTGGCGGCGTCGTTCCTTCGTGCCGCGGTCCGGGCACGCAAGAGCATCGTCGTCTCCGGCGGCCAAGGCGCCGGCAAGACCACCCTGGTCCGCGCGCTGTGCGCCGAGATCGACCCGCTGGAAGCTATCGGCACCTTCGAGACCGAGTACGAGCTGCACCTGCACGAGCTCCCCGACCGGCACCGCATCGTGCACCCCTGGGAAGCCCGACCCGGGTCCGGCGAGCGAGGCCTGGACGGACGCCAAGCCGGTGAGTTCACTCTCGACGAGGCCCTGGTGGATTCGTTCCGGTTCAACCTGCAGCGCCAGATCGTCGGCGAGGTCCGGGGCCGCGAGATCTGGGCCATGATCAAGGCGATGGAGTCCGGCACCGGCTCGATCTCCACCACCCACGCGTCCGACGCCATCGCTGCGCTGCGCAAGCTCGTGACCTGCGCGATGGAAGCCGGCTCGCACGTCACTCACGACCTGGCCACCAGCAAACTCGCCGCCACCATCGACCTCGTCGTCCATCTGGACATGACGACCGAGACCGTCGACGGCGCCGCCAGGCGACGGCGCCGGGTGGCCGAGATCATCGCCGTCGACCCCGGCGAACGCGAAACCGGCTACGCCGCCACCCACGTCTTCGCCCCCGGCACGGACGGTGTCGCCGCCCCATCCGTCCTACCCGACGGGTATCGGGCACTGGCTGCCCGCGGGTTCGATCTCGCAACTTACCTGGCGCAGCAGGAGGCGCGGCCATGA
- a CDS encoding SAF domain-containing protein yields the protein MARADIARGSVIEADDLARVQISTDPALDPLPGAALDTVVGKRAALDIAEGGLVTRSAVAATVVPADGASVVGVAVTPAQAPSEPFQVGDNVRVVVTPAAGEAAPAQTPAFSTAEIVGTRYSEETGQLVVDVQVAEGEAATLAARAATGNVAIVLDSRER from the coding sequence GTGGCCCGAGCCGACATCGCCCGCGGTTCAGTGATCGAGGCCGACGATCTGGCCCGGGTGCAGATCAGTACCGACCCCGCCCTGGACCCGCTGCCGGGCGCGGCTCTGGACACGGTGGTCGGCAAGCGCGCCGCACTCGATATCGCCGAAGGTGGCCTGGTCACCCGCAGCGCGGTAGCTGCGACCGTCGTACCGGCCGACGGTGCATCGGTCGTCGGTGTCGCGGTCACGCCGGCCCAGGCACCGTCGGAACCGTTCCAGGTCGGCGACAACGTCCGCGTCGTCGTCACACCCGCGGCCGGGGAGGCGGCCCCCGCTCAGACCCCCGCCTTCAGTACGGCCGAGATCGTGGGCACCCGATACTCCGAGGAGACCGGCCAGCTGGTCGTGGATGTGCAAGTCGCCGAAGGTGAAGCGGCCACGCTGGCTGCACGAGCGGCCACCGGCAATGTCGCCATCGTTCTGGACAGTCGGGAGCGGTGA
- a CDS encoding type II secretion system F family protein, with product MTTGLQLMLAAGMLISLGLVLLSVRLLPAEPDLVDALNRLSPQRRINAGDDTGGAPRGKERVGVWAIKHLPPVLWVRTPIRELALLRIPVARFYGDKLAFAGLGLLIAPLLALLFDLLGLGLPFVIPALGSVALAGVMFFLPNYNAVDDARKARIEFSRALGAYIDLVALERNNGAGVRQAMEAAANVGDSWVFRRLSEELTRSRWSGQPPWDALHALADELGLPELDDFADIMRLSGEEGASVYTNLRARSAAMRTAMLGDEIAEANAIGERMTIPGSLLGVIFMALLVTPALLRMFINT from the coding sequence ATGACCACCGGACTGCAGCTGATGCTCGCCGCTGGGATGCTGATCAGCCTCGGACTCGTGCTGCTGTCCGTGCGGTTGCTGCCGGCCGAACCCGATCTGGTCGACGCGCTCAACCGGCTCTCACCGCAACGACGGATCAACGCCGGCGACGACACAGGCGGAGCACCTCGCGGCAAGGAACGCGTCGGCGTGTGGGCGATCAAGCACCTGCCCCCGGTGCTGTGGGTCCGGACCCCGATCCGTGAGCTCGCGTTGCTGCGGATCCCGGTCGCCCGGTTCTACGGCGACAAGCTCGCCTTCGCCGGCCTCGGTCTGCTTATCGCGCCACTGCTGGCGTTGCTGTTCGACCTGCTCGGGCTCGGCCTGCCGTTCGTGATCCCTGCGCTCGGGTCCGTGGCCCTGGCGGGCGTGATGTTCTTCCTGCCGAACTACAACGCCGTCGACGACGCCCGCAAGGCCCGCATCGAGTTCTCTCGCGCCCTGGGCGCCTACATCGACCTAGTCGCCCTCGAACGCAACAACGGCGCCGGGGTGCGCCAGGCGATGGAAGCGGCCGCGAACGTCGGCGACTCGTGGGTGTTTCGCCGCCTCAGCGAAGAACTCACCCGATCGCGGTGGTCCGGGCAGCCCCCGTGGGACGCCCTGCACGCGCTGGCCGACGAACTCGGGCTCCCCGAGCTGGACGACTTCGCCGACATCATGCGCCTGTCCGGAGAGGAGGGCGCCTCCGTCTACACGAACCTGCGCGCCCGCTCCGCGGCCATGCGCACCGCCATGCTCGGCGACGAGATCGCCGAAGCCAACGCCATCGGCGAGCGCATGACCATCCCCGGCTCCCTGCTCGGCGTCATCTTCATGGCCCTGCTCGTCACCCCAGCCCTGCTGCGGATGTTCATCAACACCTGA